A part of Crassostrea angulata isolate pt1a10 chromosome 5, ASM2561291v2, whole genome shotgun sequence genomic DNA contains:
- the LOC128183626 gene encoding uncharacterized protein LOC128183626 has product MSTVKEMLELLEVGTKMGMKDEDLQQFVKDEQARMRDEREKHRVERQEERDQEERDRDFKLQMEKERAAREHDEREHARLIEEKRHQQKLEELELDHKLQLERSHMKPSVVTKEEKENSQVIKGPKLPPFEDSKDNIDAYIQRFEIYATTQKWNKDTWGTHLSALLKGKALDVFARLSPETALDFNELKNALLKRFDMTEDGFRKKFRFSKPDGSETFMQFSTRLDSYLERWIQLSKTNKTFDDLKDLFLREQFLLCCSKELALFLKERIPTSIQDMARYADQFAEARTVTSSSLTQKPLFDRRQQSDRQPPYKDSVQQNQSGNAVKCYECGRQGHKAFNCNFRKSPNNRPFNSSEKQETTPKHTYPSDFQRGSYNNGNHGYPGRGRGRQGAASVVEKHGNLPCVGDSVAFCETEMPVVKGCVGNKLVTVLRDTGCSGAVIRRELVNDDQLTGTSQRCKLADGRIIDSDVARIDVDTPYFTGSVDAWCFDSPSYDLIFGNIRGVRKPHEPNPAWIHSVENIAAVEARAQLKKKQSPYKPLKVPEAIRDVSPEDILQEQRNDETLKKLWSLAESGQLKHFSDGGFSKMCERKQMLFREFCSPKVSSGKLFRQLIVPRKYRTIVMKIAHETLMGGHLGSKKTTDRVVSEFYWPGIQSDIRRFCRSCDVCQRTIPKGEVPALSLGQMDYKIDMGGKLKTFHANLLKKYVERDTLNCGVLSTCAISLIDLSDLDDDEQQDSILMPPVTQTETAKDIKFADRLTPDQLETAKSPCDSFSDVFTDIPGMTNLVEHKIVVTSSEPVRVKPYPIPFSTEKTITEEVQKMLQLNVIEPSSSPYSAPVVIARKKDGTNRFCIDYRRLNCATVFDAEPMPSPESIFSKMTGKKFVSKIDLSKGYWQVPMADESKPLTAFSTPSGLYQFRTMPFGLVNAPATFSRMMRKLLQGMNGVENFIDDVIVFTDTFEEHLHILKTVFERLRDAGLTARPTKCFIGFDKIDCLGHMVGNKCLEPEQDKIDAVRNAPIPQTKKQVRAFLGLAGFYRKFIPNFSAIAIPLSDLTKKGQPNKVIWTESQQRAFDTLKHMLSERPILKLPEFNETFILRTDAADDGIGAVLLQMEDDEKLPVAYASRKLQPREKAYAVIEKECLAVVWGIQKFHQYLYGREFLLETDHQPLTYLNKAKTENSRLMRWALQLQPYRFRIIAIKGSDNVGADYLSRQ; this is encoded by the coding sequence ATGTCTACTGTCAAGGAGATGCTGGAGCTACTTGAAGTGGGGACCAAGATGGGGATGAAGGATGAAGACCTTCAACAATTCGTGAAGGACGAACAGGCCAGAATGCGGGACGAACGTGAGAAACATAGAGTCGAGAGACAGGAGGAGAGAGACCAGGAGGAGAGAGACCGCGACTTCAAACTACAGATGGAGAAAGAGCGCGCCGCAAGAGAACATGATGAGCGAGAGCACGCCCGATTGATAGAAGAAAAGAGACATCAGCAAAAACTAGAAGAACTGGAACTTGATCACAAACTGCAACTCGAGAGATCTCACATGAAGCCGAGTGTTGTGACTAAAGAGGAGAAAGAAAATTCTCAAGTGATAAAAGGACCAAAACTTCCTCCGTTTGAGGATTCGAAAGACAACATTGACGCGTACATTCAAAGATTTGAGATATACGCAACAACGCAGAAATGGAATAAAGACACGTGGGGGACTCATCTTAGCGCATTACTCAAAGGAAAGGCACTGGATGTGTTCGCAAGACTCTCACCCGAAACAGCACTTGATTTCAACGAGTTGAAGAACGCCCTGTTGAAACGATTTGACATGACGGAGGACGGTTTCCGCAAGAAGTTCCGATTTTCAAAACCAGACGGAAGTGaaacttttatgcaattttcTACCAGACTGGACAGTTACCTTGAGCGGTGGATTCAGCTGTCTAAGACTAACAAGACATTCGATGATCTGAAGGACTTGTTCTTACGTGAACAGTTTTTATTGTGTTGCTCGAAAGAACTTGCCTTATTCCTAAAGGAGAGGATTCCTACTTCGATTCAAGACATGGCGCGATACGCGGACCAGTTTGCTGAGGCCAGAACAGTGACATCCTCTTCACTTACGCAAAAACCGCTCTTTGACAGACGACAGCAGTCCGATAGACAACCGCCGTACAAAGATTCCGTGCAACAAAACCAATCTGGAAATGCAGTGAAGTGTTATGAGTGCGGACGACAAGGACATAAAGCCTTTAACTGCAACTTCCGCAAAAGTCCGAATAACAGGCCGTTTAATTCGAGCGAGAAACAAGAAACAACACCGAAACATACTTACCCTAGTGATTTTCAACGTGGGTCGTACAATAATGGGAACCATGGATATCCAGGACGCGGTAGAGGTCGCCAAGGAGCCGCGAGTGTCGTCGAGAAACATGGAAACTTACCGTGTGTTGGTGATTCGGTTGCTTTCTGTGAAACGGAAATGCCAGTTGTGAAAGGATGTGTTGGCAATAAACTAGTGACTGTGCTAAGAGACACAGGTTGTAGTGGTGCCGTTATTCGTAGAGAACTGGTAAACGATGATCAACTAACAGGGACATCTCAACGATGCAAGTTAGCAGACGGTCGTATTATTGATTCAGATGTGGCTAGAATTGATGTCGATACTCCTTACTTTACCGGAAGTGTTGATGCTTGGTGCTTTGATTCGCCTTCGTACgatcttatttttggtaataTTCGTGGAGTAAGGAAACCACATGAACCAAATCCAGCCTGGATTCATTCCGTTGAAAACATAGCAGCTGTTGAAGCGCGTGCGCAACTGAAAAAGAAACAGTCTCCATACAAACCATTGAAAGTACCGGAAGCAATACGGGATGTATCGCCGGAGGATATCTTACAAGAACAACGAAACGACGAGACACTGAAAAAGTTATGGAGCTTAGCTGAGAGTGGACAGCTTAAACATTTCAGTGACGGCggattttcaaaaatgtgtgaACGGAAGCAAATGTTGTTCAGAGAATTTTGCAGTCCCAAAGTGTCCAGTGGAAAACTTTTCCGACAGTTAATCGTTCCCCGGAAATACAGAACTATCGTTATGAAGATAGCACATGAAACGCTGATGGGTGGTCATCTGGGATCAAAGAAAACAACCGACAGAGTAGTGTCCGAATTTTACTGGCCAGGAATTCAGTCAGACATTAGACGGTTTTGCAGATCATGTGACGTGTGTCAGCGGACTATTCCGAAAGGAGAAGTACCTGCATTATCGTTAGGACAGATGGACTACAAGATCGATATGGGAGGCAAGCTGAAAACTTTCCACGCAAATCTTCTTAAGAAGTATGTTGAACGAGATACATTGAACTGTGGTGTTTTGTCAACATGTGCAATTTCACTCATAGACTTAAGTGACCTAGATGATGATGAACAACAGGACTCTATTCTTATGCCACCTGTTACTCAAACCGAAACAGCAAAGGACATAAAGTTTGCAGACAGACTAACACCAGATCAGTTGGAAACTGCTAAATCACCGTGTGATTCGTTCTCAGATGTATTTACGGATATACCTGGAATGACGAACTTAGTGGAGCATAAGATTGTTGTGACATCGTCTGAACCTGTGCGTGTGAAACCATATCCAATTCCGTTCAGTACAGAGAAAACAATTACAGAAGAAGTTCAGAAAATGCTACAGTTGAATGTGATTGAGCCATCATCTTCCCCTTATTCAGCTCCAGTTGTCATAGCTCGGAAGAAAGATGGAACGAATCGATTTTGCATTGATTATAGACGACTGAACTGTGCTACGGTATTTGATGCAGAACCAATGCCCAGTCCAGAAAGCATATTTTCCAAAATGACCGGAAAGAAGTTTGTGTCAAAGATAGACTTAAGCAAAGGATACTGGCAAGTACCGATGGCTGACGAGAGTAAGCCGCTTACAGCCTTTTCCACACCATCCGGATTGTACCAATTCAGGACAATGCCGTTTGGTCTTGTAAACGCGCCGGCAACATTTAGTCGTATGATGAGAAAACTACTTCAAGGTATGAACGGCGTAGAAAACTTTATCGATGATGTCATTGTTTTTACAGATACCTTTGAAGAACATCTACACATACTGAAGACTGTGTTCGAACGACTCAGAGATGCGGGACTTACGGCCAGACCGACAAAATGTTTCATCGGATTTGACAAGATTGACTGTTTGGGACATATGGTGGGCAACAAGTGTCTAGAACCAGAACAAGACAAGATTGATGCAGTCAGAAATGCGCCAATACCACAAACCAAGAAACAGGTTCGTGCATTCCTAGGCTTAGCAGGATTCTACAGAAAGTTTATTCCGAATTTCTCTGCGATAGCCATTCCACTTTCTGATCTTACGAAGAAGGGCCAACCAAATAAAGTTATTTGGACTGAAAGTCAGCAACGAGCTTTTGATACATTGAAACACATGTTATCAGAAAGGCCAATATTGAAGTTGCCAGAATTTAATGAAACCTTCATTTTACGCACGGACGCTGCAGATGATGGGATAGGTGCTGTGCTGTTACAGATGGAGGATGACGAGAAACTACCCGTAGCGTACGCCAGTAGGAAACTTCAACCAAGAGAAAAGGCATACGCTGTTATCGAGAAGGAGTGTTTGGCGGTAGTGTGGGGAATACAGAAGTTCCACCAGTACCTTTATGGACGCGAGTTTCTACTTGAAACTGATCACCAACCCCTGACCTACCTTAACAAAGCAAAGACAGAGAACTCCAGACTGATGCGTTGGGCTTTGCAGCTTCAGCCATACCGCTTTAGGATCATTGCAATCAAAGGAAGCGACAATGTGGGTGCGGATTACCTGAGTCGTCAGTGA